A window of Heptranchias perlo isolate sHepPer1 chromosome 43, sHepPer1.hap1, whole genome shotgun sequence contains these coding sequences:
- the men1 gene encoding menin — protein MGLKTTQAAFFPICGVDGVVKLFDFELKKDEPDLTLLSLVLGFVEHFMAVNRVIPINVPSYSFEGPAEPGSEPGTCFPRVDLLQIKALHTRFTTMIRGAVDRSLYPTKGGYSSRELVKKVSDVIWNSLSRSYFKDRAHIQSLFSFITGTKLDSSGVAFAVVAACQVLGLHDVHLALSEDHAWVVFGENGEETAEVTWHGKGNEDRRGQTVTAGVAERSWVYLKGSYLKCDRKMEVALMVCAINPSIDHHTDSVELLQLQQHLLWLLYDLGHLKKYPMALGNLADLEELEPTPGRPDPLTLFHEGISSAKEYYNNEHIYPYVYLASYFCRNRNVKAAMVSWGDAATVIQDYNYCREDEEIYKEFFDIANDIIPNLIKEMASMAEASEERGDGDSGTEGSQGQPTPSTALQDPESFAHLLRFYDGICKWEEGSSTPVLHVGWATFLVQSISKFDGQVRHKVTIIVKDTETNEDDDQHSDDSRDARRRGPRRESKAEEPPPAKRFVAEKVMERRRSVPGQRLEKAAAPAPHPSPALPTPGGPCVTFHSEKMKGMKELLIALKINSSAIKLQLTAQSQVQMKKQKLSSASDYTLSFMKRQRKSL, from the exons ATGGGTCTGAAGACCACACAGGCCGCGTTTTTCCCCATCTGTGGCGTGGACGGGGTGGTGAAGCTGTTTGACTTTGAACTGAAGAAGGACGAGCCTGATCTGACCCTGCTGTCCCTCGTCCTGGGCTTTGTGGAGCACTTCATGGCGGTCAACCGGGTCATCCCCATCAACGTGCCCAGCTACAGCTTCGAGGGTCCGGCAGAGCCCGGCTCCGAGCCTGGGACCTGCTTCCCTCGGGTGGACCTCCTTCAGATCAAGGCGCTGCACACCAGGTTCACTACCATGATTCGGGGAGCAGTGGACCGTTCTCTCTACCCAACCAAGGGGGGGTACTCCAGCCGGGAGCTGGTGAAGAAGGTGTCTGACGTAATCTGGAACAGCCTGAGCCGATCGTATTTCAAAGACCGAGCGCACATACAGTCTCTCTTCAGCTTCATTACCG GCACGAAACTGGACAGCTCGGGGGTGGCGTTTGCGGTGGTGGCTGCCTGCCAGGTCCTGGGTCTCCACGACGTTCACTTGGCCCTGTCCGAGGATCACGCCTGGGTGGTCTTTGGTGAAAATGGAGAGGAAACTGCGGAGGTAACGTGGCACGGGAAAGGGAACGAGGAcaggagagggcagacggtgacTGCAGGAGTCGCTGAACGG AGCTGGGTTTACCTGAAAGGTTCCTATTTGAAATGTGACCGCAAAATGGAAGTGGCCCTCATGGTGTGTGCCATTAACCCATCGATTGACCACCACACAGACAGCGTCGAACTCCTGCAGCTGCAGCAG CACCTCCTGTGGCTGCTGTATGACCTCGGGCACCTGAAAAA GTATCCGATGGCTCTCGGGAATCTCGCCGACCTGGAGGAGTTGGAACCAACGCCGGGGAGACCAGATCCACTTACCCTTTTTCATGAG ggAATCTCGTCAGCGAAAGAATATTACAATAACGAGCACATCTACCCCTACGTGTACCTGGCCAGTTATTTCTGCCGCAATAGGAACGTGAAGGCAGCCATGGTTTCCTGGGGTGATGCCGCCACTGTCATCCAGGA ttacaaTTACTGCCGGGAAGACGAGGAGATTTACAAAGAATTCTTTGACATCGCCAATGACATCATCCCGAATCTGATAAAGGAGATGGCCAGCATGGCGGAGGCGTCCGAGGAGCGAGGAGACGGAGACAGCGGCACTGAG GGTTCTCAAGGACAGCCCACGCCCAGCACGGCCCTGCAGGACCCCGAAAGCTTTGCTCACCTGCTGCGGTTCTACGACGGGATCTGTAAGTGGGAGGAGGGGAGCTCCACGCCTGTCCTCCACGTGGGATGGGCCACGTTCCTTGTGCAGTCGATCAGCAAGTTCGACGGGCAG GTTCGCCACAAAGTGACGATAATCGTCAAAGACACGGAGACAAACGAGGACGACGACCAGCACAGCGACGACTCGCGGGACGCCCGAAGGCGCGGTCCTCGCCGCGAGTCCAAGGCTGAGGAGCCGCCTCCGGCCAAGAGGTTCGTGGCGGAGAAGGTAATGGAACGCCGGAGGTCGGTCCCTGGCCAGAGGTTGGAGAAGGCAGCGGCCCcggccccccaccccagccctgcCCTCCCCACTCCCGGGGGGCCCTGCGTCACCTTCCACAGCGAGAAGATGAAGGGCATGAAGGAGCTGCTCATCGCCCTGAAGATCAACTCGAGCGCCATCAAGCTGCAGCTGACCGCACAGTCCCAGGTCCAGATGAAGAagcagaagctcagctcggccAGCGACTACACCCTGTCCTTCATGAAGAGGCAGCGCAAGTCCCTCTag